CAAATGCTTTAAAAATgtgagaattttattttataaaagtatttaaaattcaaaaatccaaaaaattgagatttttaaaatattattttagaaatgaaaagaatgtataaatttattaaaaatggaattTAGAATGAACTTGAGCACATGCATGGTCAGGTCTTTAAATTTCGAAATTGCTATGTTTttggaaattataaaagaaatgtacaaaactattaaaagaataatttcatAATCAGCATGGATAAATGTATGTTGGGGTAAAcctgtatgtatatatatatatcgatttGACTTGATTTGATCACACGCTCACCCCTAAGTATAGTGACAAAAATAGGTATCAAGTCATTTTTCTCTAGTCAccggtaaaattttattttatttaaatagttatgaaaaaattataaaattatcacaaATGTTATTGATTCATAACGGTTTGATTACTAGCCCGTTGATTGTCcttcatttcataattaaatgaCATGATACATTAATTCAATGTTATATAAGATTAACACTTAAATTAACCGTGGTTTGCATGCAGCAGCAGGCAGTCTTCTTGGCTTTGTTGACAGCCTCTTCTTTTTACATGCATCAAAGTAACCGTGAGGTTAGCAAAGTGAGTTTAATTTGCAGGCCAGACATTCATATCCTTATTGGCTATTCCATTTCTAACTTTGCTACGTCTTTCCATTTCTCTTCACAACTTTGTAGTTTATGTGATCCCATAATTATGATATATCAATTAAGTACTAGTTTTGAACATCTCATTTGTAAGATCTAGGTTGGATCCTACTGCCGCCTATCTCTTTTAGTATATGATTTGTGTGTCTGATCTAATATTCAAACCTAATCTAatcaacattataaaaatataattaaaataagcttcattatattacattaatataaattttaaatctaaaaaaattgaagcataaaatcaatagaaaataaatatacaatctttctcttttcaaattttctacaTGTATTTACACgtgtattatttaaaatatgaatatcataatattttataataaaaattttattaattaattttatgaaataaatttaaaacatgtaattggtaatttatttttcagttaatttttaattataattttaatatatatttacaattataattataaaattgatttttatcttctattttcaattatgtatttttatgttatatattatttattattcttttatccATAACATTTTTACgtgtttattataaaatatttattattgtgtttacctatatgttattaattgtttagaaaatgtttttattactactatattatatatcatatactattcattttaattatttttctttaaaattattatatttagtaatACGTTATCAATCATTTACTACATACCTAactttttcattattaattttatttcataaaattttcaacatataaaatcactaaaattaattataagttaacatattaataaatttttaaactaaaatgtaGCTTGatgtattaaatattatattacaaaGCTTAAAGTGTAATTAAATTTcgaaaccttaaaattttattaggtaatGACTAGTTTATTCTCATGTTATCAATTATGTaccattatattatatttactataattttattagtttccATTCATCATTTACTATTATTtgtgaataaattattattatgtgttAAGGTAAATTAGAAGAAAGTGGAGAGGATGGTAGTTTACACAGTGAAGAGAAAGTATTAGTATTTAAGAGACTCTTGCTTCCCTTGAAGAAGGGTATGATAGTTATATGTAATGTTGGTTTCTAGTGTTCTCAAGCTTCAATACGTGCTTGTGTTGGGGGAGGGCTCTCGTCATGGTATACCCTTTGAGGGTGTCAAGTTGACAATATTTCTTCATCATTTAAGTTAGTGATGTGACTTGATGTGATGGAAATACGAGGCATGTGAGTATTGGATATCAGTTGTCTTACTAGATGATAATTGCAAGTTGACAAATTAGTTTAAGGGAGGAGGAGGATTCTCGTCATGGTATACCCCTTAAGGGTGTTAGGTTGACAATATTTCTTCATTTAAGTTAGTGATGTGACTTGATGTGATGGAGGTACGGGGCATATGAGTGTTGGATATCAATTATCTTACTAAGTGATAATTGCAACCtgataaattagtttagtttgACATAGACTCActtttctctctcatttttatttttgtacaaatctTCTATTTGTTCTTCCTAATGATTAAAAAACGTAATGTTAAGTAGAAATTTCGTTTCTCTTAAgggatttttataattttgtttttgagtttatgtgcttggtttttattttgtggacttttattgaattttttgttatatttgttTTGGGATTTTATGAGGAAATATGAGTGTTTTTGGTATAGATTCATTATTGATTAgaagtatttataaaatttgttgggttttattgttattgaatttgatgattttgtgttgTTCTTTATTGAATATTAAGCATTTAAAggagaagagagagaaaaaaaaaaagggagagaagTTAAAAGAGAATCTAGAGTAACATGGACTTTTTCTCCTAACATTTGGATTGAGTTCGTAGGCTAAAGTTGTCATTGTTGGAAGGAATTTACCTAAATACCACATTAACCCAAACATGATTAGCCTTAGATCATAAAATGGATGaatgattataaaaaaaatcacatttaattcgcaaaaattacattagatcaataaatttatattcacaacattttgaaatataGGGATATATGTTTAGATAATATAAGATTTGAGAGGCGAAAGCCATTACTACTTGGCATTCTCAACCTCTCCAAAATTgaaggttttaattaaaatgtttttattacatttaattaaatttatgtatatataattaaaaccaaTTATACTAAAATGTTTTTGTACACactttaaaaatgttattattgCTTCATAAGATTTTTTTAAGGGCTAGAAAATTTAAGCAATTTTAATTTGACCCGACAtccaaaataaaagcaaaatagGCGAAAAAGTCCTCTATTTTGGGCtcccaaaatataaatttgcaGACACCATGGCATTACTTTTCCAATACGGAGACGCCACGTGTGACGACATTGAACCCGAGCTGCTATCCTCTACATCCGACACCAGTTAAGGAGCAAATCTCCAGTTGACCAAACCAAAACTTTCAACAAAGGACGAATCTTAAACAGAACAGAACTGGGATCCGCTATAAAATCCTTTTACAATCTTTGTCTTCTCGTAGTTCCAAAACATTGGGtctgaaaaaatttaaaagagagaaaaaaaatggaacatTTTCAATCGCATAGGGTAGAAATAGTAAGCATAGCTGTTGCCGTGGCTGCTGTTGGTGCTGCTACTGCTTACTATTTATATGTTTCCAAGAAACCCAAAGGTAGAAAGTTTTTTCCCTTTAACTCTCgttttctatataaaatattgattgtGTTTCTGATGAATTTGTTTTTGGGGTTTTGCGTTAGATCACATATGATgcatttttgaaatatataatgaaatggGATTCCTTTACAATTTGATTGCTTGTGCTATTGGGatgtttattttctataattttcatTTCCTCAAATAAATTGCAGAAAgcgttgtatatttttattttttgtttaaattgttgAAGTATTTATTGGTTTTTCAATTGTAagaagtaaacaagtaagatacGGAGTGGAGCCTTGTTCTTGTGGTTGAATTGAAACCAATGTTACTTGCCTACTTGGAACATAAAGCTGACAACGTTTTAAGATCAAATAAGTTTAAGAGAATATCTAATTGGATGGCAGCAGTGGAATACTGTCTTAAGCTCTTCAGTAGTAATAATTTCCAGTTAGTAGTTTAGAAATTGCTGaattcccaattttttttatctggTAAACATGAAGTATTTCATCTCCAAGCAGCTCTCTAATGCTtcccatttttaaatatttagtttcTTCATTAAcaacttgttatttttttatcctagattaactctttttctttttccccttttctgGTGGtagctttgttttcttttcaatctcTTCATGCACCTTGTTTGAGTTTTGAGAATGTAACCTGTAAAATTGTTATGTCCTCATTGTTAGTAAATTGAAGAATGTAaccttgttttcttttcaatctcTTTATGCACCTTGTTTGGGTTTTGAGAATGTAACCTGTAAAATTGTTATGTCCTCATTgttagtaaattgattaatgCCTGATGTTCGGACAGTTTGCTTGGATCCGGAAGAATTCAAAGAATTCAAACTTGTAAAACGCACTCAACTCAGTTACAATGTGGCTAAGTTTAAGTTTGCCCTTCCCACACCAGCATCGGTTTTGGGGCTTCCAATTGGACAACATATGAGTTGCAGGTTTGCCTCTGGACTGACTGTTCGAGgatcttttacttaaaatgttgcacatgtttaattttgtttttcttaaacaGAGGAAAAGATCAGAATGGCGACGATGTTGTCAAGCCATATACTCCAACAACTTTGGATTCAGATTTAGGGTACTTTGAACTAGTCATAAAGGTTTACATGCAGCAAGCAATTGATGCTTTGCACACTGTCATCGtgtaatttttttccttcttgcTTACAATGACACATAATTTAGTTTTCATGATCTGTAGATGTACCCTCAAGGAAGGATGTCCCACCACTTCCGGGAGATGCAGGAAGGTGATTACTTAGCTGTTAAGGGACCCAAGGTATGTTTCTTTGATGCTATATCACATTATGTTACAAATactattttcttgtttcaaaaCCCAGTTGTAGCTCCATCATATAAGATACTAATGTCAAAAACAAATTGGTAGAATGTAGTCTTAACCTGTAAAATCGTGatcttttaacaattaataGTTTCAGATTCTATCTTAAAGATccatctttgattttaaaagaaaaccgAATTAGTAGTAAACACAGTAAATTTAAAGAAGGCTCATAAGTAGAACTTCTAAAATGTGTATGTGTGGAAATGTCagcaattatttattttttatatcttggaTTGCGGCATAAGTTGACTCTAGAAGTGGTATTTTTCACAAACACATGCGTCGGTCCCATTCTCTATTCCCAGCACCATGTTTGAGAACTGCTTTTTTATTTCAGCGTTTTCCATTTTCTATTTCACTCTTTTCTCATTATATATTTCTTCCCCCCCTTTCAGTTCCTTAGAAGTGTTTGACAGATCAGTTCACTCTAGATAAAAACCCTGCCCCTTAGAAGTGTTTGGTAACACAGGTTTTTGGAAAAAAGTGATACTGCACTTGGTGTTTAGTACATTTCGTGGGTGAATTAAGGTGACCTTTCTTGCAATTTTGAAGCATGTCTTAATGTGTTATATACATTTGTCTCCTAGGAGAGATGTCATAGGAATCATATATTCTATAGTAAATCCATGTTAAAAGAACAGCTAATAGTTGATTTACCTATTGGATGCTTTCAGGGACGCTTCAAGTATCAACCTGGCCAAGTTAGAGCATTCGGTATGCTGGCTGGGGGCACTGGCATCACCCCGATGTTCcaggttttttattttagaatctACGAGCTCAGCTACTTCGGATGACTTTTTGTCTTCTCACCTTGCACAAAACTTTcttgttaatttttcatttaataattgcGTAACTTTCTCATATGTTATTCAGGTTGCTAGAGCCATATTGGAAAACCCAAAAGACAAGACTGACATTCATCTTATTTATGCCAATGTCGCTTATGAGGACATTCTGTTAAAGGTGGGTTCTGTTTCTCTcttgtttaataaaaaatcgCACATCTGAAAATGCTCAGAACTTGGGGCAACAATTCTATTTTCTGATAGGGGCAATCTAATacaaattcaattttgtttttcaggAAGAGCTGGATGAGCTCACCAGTAGATATCCCAATCGTATGAGCGTGTACTATGTTCTGAATCAGGTATACAAGTCAAACATcgttttctttttactttattattcctttttcttttctagttgAGCTGTTTTTCCACCGTCCgcattttttgtttcaattcagAAATGAGAAATCCAGCATTTGATATGCCAGTTTTTCGTCTCTGTTTCCTAGTTGCTtgtttaagattattttatgaGAAATAATTTGTCTCCTCAAGTTTGTACCATCTCCGTTAGTAGTCATAGTTCTAACTGGGAGAGCTAAGGAGTCACAGTTTTGTTATATTGGCATACTATATTACTGGGACTTAGCG
The window above is part of the Gossypium raimondii isolate GPD5lz chromosome 9, ASM2569854v1, whole genome shotgun sequence genome. Proteins encoded here:
- the LOC105799296 gene encoding NADH--cytochrome b5 reductase 1, which encodes MEHFQSHRVEIVSIAVAVAAVGAATAYYLYVSKKPKVCLDPEEFKEFKLVKRTQLSYNVAKFKFALPTPASVLGLPIGQHMSCRGKDQNGDDVVKPYTPTTLDSDLGYFELVIKMYPQGRMSHHFREMQEGDYLAVKGPKGRFKYQPGQVRAFGMLAGGTGITPMFQVARAILENPKDKTDIHLIYANVAYEDILLKEELDELTSRYPNRMSVYYVLNQPPEGWDGGVGFISKEMIQVHCPAPAEDIKILRCGPPPMNKAMAAHLQALGYISEMQFQF